Proteins encoded by one window of Paenibacillus urinalis:
- a CDS encoding SDR family NAD(P)-dependent oxidoreductase, with translation MKFKDDVVIVTGAAQGIGKVVAEAYAEQGAKVVLTDQNEEKGAAAAAAIRQKGETAIFVACDVRSEEAIVHLMNTAMREYGKIDILINNAGYGIWKSPLELSLNEWDDVMNTNARSCFLTTREAAKYMGNNKQGGAVVNMASTRATMSEPNSEAYAASKGAIVALTHAMAVSLADKRIRVNSISPGWIETGDYSELREIDHVQHPSQRVGKPEDIARACLFLTAPDNDFVTGENLVIDGGMTRKMIYEP, from the coding sequence ATGAAATTCAAAGATGATGTTGTTATCGTGACAGGCGCAGCGCAAGGTATTGGTAAAGTTGTAGCTGAAGCATACGCTGAGCAGGGAGCGAAGGTGGTCCTTACCGATCAAAATGAAGAAAAAGGGGCCGCGGCAGCCGCAGCCATTCGTCAAAAAGGTGAAACTGCCATATTTGTTGCCTGCGATGTTAGGTCTGAAGAAGCAATTGTACATTTAATGAATACAGCCATGCGGGAATATGGGAAGATCGATATCCTCATTAACAACGCAGGTTATGGCATCTGGAAGTCTCCGCTTGAATTGTCCCTGAATGAATGGGATGACGTCATGAATACCAATGCTCGCAGCTGTTTTTTAACGACAAGAGAAGCGGCTAAATATATGGGGAATAATAAACAGGGCGGCGCTGTAGTCAATATGGCCTCCACGAGAGCGACGATGTCCGAGCCGAACTCTGAAGCCTATGCGGCTTCCAAAGGAGCCATTGTTGCACTTACTCATGCGATGGCTGTATCACTGGCAGATAAACGGATTCGGGTCAATAGTATTAGTCCGGGATGGATTGAAACAGGAGACTACAGTGAACTTAGAGAAATAGATCATGTCCAGCATCCGTCGCAAAGAGTTGGCAAGCCAGAGGATATTGCAAGAGCCTGTTTATTTTTGACGGCACCTGACAACGATTTTGTAACTGGAGAGAACCTGGTCATTGATGGCGGTATGACAAGAAAAATGATATATGAGCCCTAA
- a CDS encoding glycoside hydrolase family 95 protein — MSLTAETTLWYDQPALNWNEALPIGNGRLGGMVFGCVEEEQIQFNEDSIWYGGPRDRNNPDALANLSLIRELLFEGRLIEAHRLSEAAFSGTPRSQRHYLTAGDFFIHFDHPEGELANYRRELDLEKAVAITTYEYGGITYRREVFCSYPDQVMIIRLEADRPGALSLTSRFERKKGKHMDESHRHGTDTIVMTNDCGGREGLVYSAAAKAIPVGGTVRVVGEHLIIDQADEVVILLAVASTFRFKDPKKQCYELLNQAAVKEFNLLKETHIQDYQHLFNRVQLNLGKPSESPSVEPVNKRLEKLQSGGEDTGLYALHFHFGRYLLISSSRPGSLPANLQGIWNDSMSPPWDSKFTININTQMNYWPAESCNLAECHLPLFELIERMRANGRVTAEKMYGCRGFVAHHNTDIWADTAPQDIYPPATQWVMGGAWLTLHLWEHYKYNPDPAFLEQAYETMKEATLFFQDFLIESPEGYLVTNPSVSPENRYGLPSGESGTLCYGPSMDNQILTELLNACIEASRLLSTDESLRKEWAKIISRLPDMKVGQYGQLQEWLVDYEEKDPGHRHISHLFALHPGTTISPDYTPDLADAARITLHRRLKNGGGHTGWSRAWIINFWARLLDGEQAYYHTRELLKKSTLPNLFDNHPPFQIDGNFGAAAGIAEMLLQSHLDGIRILPALPQAWKQGSVTGLRARGGFTIDIEWEEHKLTNGVITSDRGEKLRIYSDSLIRIASADGSELSAERVGNLLELPTVKGDKYIITAY, encoded by the coding sequence ATGTCATTAACTGCCGAAACGACGTTATGGTACGACCAACCAGCCCTAAACTGGAATGAAGCCCTTCCGATCGGGAATGGAAGATTAGGCGGCATGGTATTTGGCTGCGTTGAAGAGGAGCAAATCCAATTTAACGAAGATTCAATCTGGTATGGAGGTCCGAGAGATCGAAACAACCCGGATGCTCTTGCGAACCTCTCTCTTATTCGAGAGTTACTGTTTGAGGGAAGGCTGATCGAAGCCCATCGTTTATCAGAAGCCGCCTTTTCCGGAACACCACGCAGTCAGAGGCATTATTTAACGGCGGGGGACTTTTTCATTCATTTTGATCATCCTGAAGGGGAGCTGGCCAATTACCGCAGGGAACTCGATTTGGAAAAAGCGGTGGCTATCACAACCTATGAATATGGTGGTATTACCTATCGACGGGAGGTATTTTGCAGTTATCCGGATCAGGTGATGATAATAAGACTTGAAGCGGACCGCCCTGGTGCATTGTCTCTCACTTCCCGATTTGAACGGAAGAAGGGCAAGCATATGGATGAGTCTCATCGGCATGGAACGGACACGATTGTAATGACCAATGATTGCGGTGGAAGGGAGGGGCTCGTTTATAGCGCGGCTGCCAAAGCCATCCCTGTCGGTGGAACCGTTAGGGTAGTGGGTGAGCATCTGATAATAGATCAGGCAGATGAGGTTGTTATCCTCCTCGCTGTCGCGAGCACTTTTCGTTTCAAGGACCCAAAGAAGCAATGCTACGAGCTGTTGAATCAGGCCGCAGTCAAGGAATTTAACCTCTTAAAAGAAACACATATTCAGGACTATCAGCATTTGTTTAATAGAGTGCAGCTTAACCTGGGAAAGCCCTCCGAGTCGCCTTCTGTTGAACCCGTAAATAAGCGGCTGGAAAAGTTGCAATCAGGAGGGGAGGATACGGGTCTATACGCGTTACATTTTCACTTTGGGCGATATTTGCTTATTTCGAGCAGCCGTCCTGGATCACTGCCAGCCAACCTGCAAGGGATATGGAATGATTCCATGTCGCCGCCTTGGGACAGTAAGTTTACGATTAATATTAATACCCAGATGAATTATTGGCCAGCGGAGAGCTGTAATCTTGCAGAATGTCATCTACCGTTGTTTGAATTGATCGAACGAATGAGGGCGAACGGCCGTGTAACAGCAGAGAAAATGTATGGCTGCCGAGGGTTTGTCGCTCACCATAATACCGATATTTGGGCAGATACCGCGCCGCAGGATATTTATCCACCTGCTACACAATGGGTTATGGGCGGCGCATGGTTGACGCTTCATCTATGGGAACACTACAAATATAATCCTGATCCAGCATTCTTGGAACAGGCTTATGAAACGATGAAAGAGGCTACCTTGTTCTTTCAAGATTTTCTCATCGAAAGTCCTGAAGGGTATCTTGTGACGAATCCCTCCGTATCACCGGAGAATCGGTATGGGCTTCCTAGCGGAGAGTCAGGTACTCTATGCTACGGTCCTTCTATGGACAATCAAATTTTAACAGAGCTATTGAATGCCTGTATTGAGGCCAGTAGGTTGCTAAGCACCGATGAGAGTCTTCGTAAGGAATGGGCGAAGATCATTTCTCGTCTACCCGATATGAAAGTAGGCCAATATGGTCAACTGCAGGAGTGGCTAGTAGATTATGAAGAAAAAGATCCTGGACACAGGCACATCTCTCATCTGTTTGCTCTTCATCCGGGAACTACAATTAGTCCGGATTATACCCCGGACTTAGCTGATGCAGCCAGGATTACACTTCATCGTCGATTGAAGAATGGTGGAGGACATACAGGATGGAGTAGAGCGTGGATTATTAATTTTTGGGCTCGTTTGTTGGACGGAGAGCAGGCTTACTATCATACTAGAGAGCTGCTGAAGAAATCAACACTTCCCAACTTGTTTGACAATCACCCTCCATTTCAGATTGACGGCAACTTTGGGGCAGCTGCAGGAATTGCCGAGATGCTGCTGCAAAGTCATCTTGATGGTATCCGGATTCTTCCGGCCTTACCACAAGCTTGGAAGCAAGGGAGTGTAACAGGACTTCGCGCAAGAGGAGGCTTCACAATTGATATCGAATGGGAGGAGCATAAACTCACAAACGGAGTAATTACTTCGGATCGTGGAGAGAAGCTTCGTATTTACTCGGATTCCCTCATACGTATTGCATCAGCAGATGGAAGTGAATTATCGGCAGAACGCGTTGGGAATTTATTAGAGTTGCCGACTGTAAAGGGTGATAAGTATATAATAACTGCTTACTAA
- a CDS encoding amino acid permease translates to MDLFRKKHFDLNKGTGLKKTLGALDLISLGVGAIIGTGIFVITGQAAAEHAGPALMISFVIAAIACILAALCYSELASTVTVSGSAYAYSYAAFGEVVGWLMGWTLVLEYGVAAASVASGWSAYVQGLLEGFGMHLPTAISGAFNLSQGQIIDLPAVLIILAICLLLTQGARETARFNAIMVIVKIAVIIIFILVGAFYVKPDNWTPFMPFGFTGVMSGAAVVFFAYIGFDAVATAAEEVKNPQRNLPIGIIGSLIVCMIMYSLVAVVLTGMVPFTNLGVADPVAFALRFVGQDFVAGLISVGAIVGITTVLLVLLFSQTRLLFAISRDGLLPKFLSKVDEKKQTPVRSTWMVGIIIALLCGLLPLDQLASLTIIGTLFAFAVVSLGVIGLRKSRPDLKRGFSVPWVPFLPLLSAAFCVLLMLQLDGSTWGGFAVWILVGLCIYFFYGYRNSELGDKQSKK, encoded by the coding sequence ATGGATTTATTTCGCAAGAAGCATTTTGACCTGAACAAGGGTACAGGCCTTAAGAAGACACTTGGGGCGCTGGATCTGATATCACTTGGGGTCGGTGCTATTATTGGTACCGGTATTTTCGTTATTACCGGACAAGCCGCTGCAGAGCATGCAGGGCCCGCACTAATGATCTCCTTCGTTATTGCCGCCATCGCTTGTATTCTGGCAGCGTTGTGTTACTCAGAACTGGCTTCCACAGTTACTGTATCGGGTAGTGCCTATGCTTACAGCTATGCCGCATTCGGTGAAGTGGTCGGTTGGTTAATGGGCTGGACACTGGTACTAGAGTATGGTGTTGCTGCGGCATCGGTAGCAAGCGGATGGTCAGCCTATGTTCAAGGGCTGCTGGAAGGCTTCGGCATGCATCTTCCCACCGCTATATCCGGTGCTTTTAATTTGTCGCAGGGACAAATCATAGATTTGCCGGCCGTTCTCATTATTTTGGCGATATGCTTATTACTCACCCAGGGAGCGAGAGAAACGGCAAGATTTAATGCAATTATGGTTATTGTCAAAATAGCAGTTATCATCATATTCATTCTGGTTGGTGCATTTTATGTGAAACCTGACAATTGGACTCCCTTCATGCCATTTGGTTTTACAGGAGTAATGAGTGGTGCGGCCGTTGTGTTTTTCGCCTATATTGGATTCGATGCGGTGGCTACAGCGGCAGAAGAAGTCAAAAACCCGCAGCGTAATCTTCCTATAGGAATTATTGGATCACTTATTGTATGTATGATTATGTATTCACTTGTCGCTGTCGTCCTGACCGGGATGGTTCCTTTTACCAATCTTGGAGTTGCGGACCCTGTCGCTTTCGCATTACGTTTTGTTGGACAAGACTTTGTAGCAGGACTTATTTCAGTGGGAGCCATAGTGGGTATTACGACGGTGCTGCTTGTTCTATTGTTTAGTCAGACCCGGCTCTTGTTTGCGATCTCTCGGGATGGGCTGCTGCCTAAGTTCTTATCTAAAGTGGATGAGAAGAAACAGACCCCTGTTCGCAGTACATGGATGGTAGGCATTATTATCGCACTCCTGTGCGGATTGCTGCCGCTGGATCAGCTTGCCAGCCTGACCATCATTGGAACCCTGTTTGCATTTGCTGTCGTATCGCTTGGTGTTATTGGTCTGCGCAAGTCCAGGCCAGATCTCAAACGAGGATTTTCTGTACCTTGGGTGCCGTTTCTTCCACTGCTGAGCGCTGCATTCTGTGTACTGCTGATGCTTCAGCTGGACGGATCAACCTGGGGTGGATTTGCCGTATGGATTCTCGTCGGTCTATGTATTTATTTCTTTTATGGATACCGGAACAGCGAGCTTGGAGACAAGCAATCTAAGAAATAA
- a CDS encoding zinc-binding alcohol dehydrogenase family protein gives MRGIICEQIGTFRYATDLPEPILGQDEAVIEIKRVGICGTDLHAYQGNQPFFEYPRILGHELAGIVTKISNQDQGILPGDQVTIVPYLHCNHCIACRSGRPNCCMQLQVLGVHVDGGLCERIKVPISHLLKSEGLSLDHTAMIEPLAIGAHAVRRSGICEGTEVLVIGGGPIGLGVMTLAKEAGANVIAMDVNKERLDFCRSWAKVNHTINAADEDLLEQLSKLTAGALMPIVIDATGNITSMTNAFNYTAHGGTLLYVGLVKGNITFNDPEFHKRELTIMGSRNATREDFAHVIKTISTGRINLDQYITHRASLEEMANLFDEWLEPESKVIKAVVEL, from the coding sequence ATGAGAGGTATCATTTGCGAACAAATCGGAACGTTTCGTTATGCTACAGATTTACCTGAGCCGATACTGGGGCAGGATGAAGCAGTAATTGAAATAAAGCGGGTTGGCATTTGTGGGACCGACCTGCACGCTTATCAAGGGAACCAGCCTTTTTTTGAATATCCGCGCATCTTAGGACATGAACTGGCTGGGATCGTCACAAAGATTAGCAACCAAGATCAAGGCATATTACCAGGAGATCAGGTCACCATTGTTCCTTATTTACACTGTAATCATTGCATAGCCTGCAGATCGGGGAGACCCAACTGCTGCATGCAGCTTCAAGTATTGGGAGTACATGTGGACGGGGGACTGTGCGAAAGAATTAAGGTTCCGATATCACATCTATTAAAGTCCGAAGGATTATCCCTGGACCATACAGCAATGATCGAGCCGCTGGCTATTGGTGCTCATGCGGTTCGCAGATCCGGAATTTGTGAAGGTACAGAAGTGCTTGTTATTGGAGGCGGACCCATTGGACTTGGTGTCATGACACTCGCAAAAGAGGCAGGAGCCAATGTCATTGCTATGGATGTTAACAAGGAACGGTTAGATTTTTGCCGCTCGTGGGCTAAGGTTAACCATACCATTAACGCAGCTGACGAGGACCTGCTTGAGCAGCTCTCAAAATTAACGGCTGGAGCGCTTATGCCCATCGTCATTGATGCAACGGGTAATATTACATCCATGACAAATGCTTTCAATTATACTGCTCATGGCGGGACTTTGCTATATGTAGGTCTCGTTAAGGGCAATATTACGTTCAACGACCCAGAGTTTCATAAACGAGAACTAACCATTATGGGCAGCCGGAATGCAACAAGAGAGGATTTTGCTCACGTCATAAAGACTATCTCCACAGGCAGAATCAATCTGGATCAGTATATTACTCATCGTGCTTCGTTAGAAGAGATGGCTAATTTGTTTGATGAGTGGCTAGAGCCTGAATCGAAAGTGATTAAAGCTGTAGTGGAATTATAG
- a CDS encoding cell wall hydrolase produces MAVIKANSEDVKVLARLMRAEAEEDGETGMLLVGNVGVNRILGGCLDFRNIRSINDMVYQSPGGFEAIQKGYFYQAARESEIRLARRVINGEKVWPASNALWFFRPAGACPATWYNQQNTGRFRAHCFFSPSGADCPAVF; encoded by the coding sequence TTGGCGGTTATTAAAGCAAATTCTGAGGATGTAAAAGTGCTCGCACGGCTTATGAGAGCCGAGGCAGAGGAAGACGGAGAAACAGGTATGCTTCTGGTAGGGAACGTGGGTGTGAACCGGATCCTTGGCGGATGTCTTGATTTTCGTAATATTCGCTCCATTAACGATATGGTATACCAGTCACCAGGCGGCTTTGAGGCGATTCAAAAAGGATACTTTTATCAAGCGGCGAGAGAGTCCGAAATTCGTTTGGCCAGACGTGTTATTAACGGTGAAAAAGTATGGCCTGCAAGCAATGCCCTCTGGTTCTTCAGACCAGCTGGAGCATGTCCGGCAACTTGGTATAACCAACAGAATACCGGAAGATTCCGTGCACACTGTTTCTTCAGCCCATCTGGGGCGGACTGTCCGGCGGTTTTTTAG
- a CDS encoding hemolysin family protein, with protein MSTSCSIKRRWTRYRIRDTGPYLSDPLSFGIYVMIILALALISGLFAALDSAIGRLSLVRNQVSSQETDHHEVLSILAADKAKYRTTCQLGIFLPVIGLGWLSEAAISSRLSPLLENMGLDVWPAAVLSTTLAIIVITLTYLGAGRWIPSVLSSHVQERLLRKSGRFLILFTFFMSPLIWCLNIGARGPAHQEGTHLSVKKEKVQSEEEWLQLMKDSKNDGVIDAFEYTLLDNIFDFSATTAREIMIPRTEMICLNTEWTIHENLTIASMQMRTRYPVCTGDKDQIIGFVHLKDLFMSGMEEYLTTIRPILTVPESTSIAILLKQMKVSRTQIAIVIDEYGGTSGLVTLEDIVEEILGEIQDEFDNERPLVEYIGASEYSIDGLILLEELNQLLSLDIEESGYDTLGGWALSMLNSFPPRPGDCISYGDYQYRIEEVDHHRISRIEVKKKTVSSHKEAGA; from the coding sequence ATGAGTACTTCATGCTCGATAAAAAGGAGGTGGACCCGTTACCGAATTCGGGATACGGGACCTTATTTGAGTGACCCTCTATCGTTTGGCATCTATGTAATGATTATATTGGCACTCGCTCTAATCAGCGGGTTGTTTGCAGCTCTAGACAGTGCTATTGGCCGGTTGTCACTAGTGCGTAATCAGGTGAGCAGCCAGGAGACCGATCATCACGAAGTGTTATCTATACTTGCAGCTGACAAAGCTAAATATCGCACCACCTGTCAGCTTGGCATATTTTTGCCCGTTATTGGACTCGGCTGGCTCAGTGAAGCTGCAATCTCCTCGAGGTTATCACCGCTTCTGGAAAATATGGGTCTAGATGTATGGCCAGCAGCAGTGCTGTCTACAACGCTTGCTATTATTGTCATTACGTTAACCTATCTTGGGGCAGGACGATGGATACCCTCTGTTTTGTCTTCTCATGTTCAGGAGCGTCTCTTAAGAAAGTCAGGCAGATTTCTTATCTTGTTTACGTTCTTTATGTCTCCTCTCATTTGGTGCTTGAATATAGGAGCAAGAGGTCCTGCTCATCAGGAGGGGACTCATTTATCTGTGAAGAAGGAAAAGGTACAGAGTGAAGAAGAATGGCTGCAGCTTATGAAGGACAGCAAAAATGACGGTGTGATTGATGCATTTGAATATACACTGCTTGATAACATCTTTGATTTCTCCGCAACAACCGCTAGAGAAATTATGATTCCTCGTACTGAGATGATCTGCTTGAATACGGAATGGACGATTCATGAGAATTTGACCATTGCAAGCATGCAAATGCGGACCCGTTATCCTGTCTGTACCGGTGATAAGGATCAGATTATCGGCTTTGTTCACCTTAAGGATTTGTTCATGTCAGGGATGGAGGAATATTTAACGACGATTCGTCCCATTCTTACGGTTCCGGAATCAACGTCGATTGCCATTCTGCTGAAGCAAATGAAGGTGTCCAGAACTCAGATTGCGATCGTAATTGATGAGTATGGAGGAACCTCTGGACTAGTGACGCTTGAAGATATCGTGGAGGAGATTCTGGGTGAAATCCAAGATGAGTTTGATAATGAAAGACCGCTTGTGGAATATATAGGAGCTTCTGAATACTCCATCGATGGACTCATTCTCTTGGAGGAGCTTAACCAGCTCTTGTCCCTCGATATTGAAGAGTCGGGCTATGACACTCTTGGCGGCTGGGCATTATCCATGTTGAATTCCTTTCCACCGAGGCCAGGGGATTGTATCTCGTATGGTGATTACCAATATCGAATTGAGGAAGTGGATCATCATCGAATATCCAGAATTGAGGTCAAGAAGAAGACAGTGAGCAGTCATAAGGAAGCTGGGGCTTAA
- a CDS encoding DUF2500 domain-containing protein, with product MGFESFWMFDFFGTVFPAVFVVILGIVALTLGKELLTWGRNNKQPVLTVPSRITGRRIQVSQQSQSEGQNTRTLYFITFEVDSGDRIEFKVGGDEYGLCAEGDEGQLTFQGTRYLGFKRYNRVYTERVRG from the coding sequence ATGGGATTTGAATCTTTCTGGATGTTTGATTTTTTCGGAACGGTATTCCCGGCGGTATTTGTCGTGATTCTCGGTATTGTCGCATTGACCCTGGGAAAAGAGCTCCTTACTTGGGGACGGAACAATAAGCAGCCGGTATTGACTGTCCCTTCAAGAATTACAGGAAGAAGAATTCAGGTATCACAGCAGAGTCAAAGCGAGGGGCAGAATACGCGGACGCTCTATTTTATTACGTTTGAAGTGGACAGCGGAGATCGGATTGAGTTCAAGGTCGGCGGAGATGAGTATGGTTTATGCGCTGAGGGCGATGAAGGCCAGCTTACTTTTCAGGGGACCAGATATCTTGGGTTCAAGCGTTATAACAGAGTATATACCGAACGTGTTCGAGGTTAG
- the gerQ gene encoding spore coat protein GerQ, which translates to MFNQPYQPVSYKIGNSGPANAPRNMQGMQGGMTVVPPEVSSGSVMTPNGAVIQQTIPFTEQSFVENILRLNLGKFGTFYATYEGNREWNAKVFQGILEAAGRDHIIISDPNTGQRIIILMVNFDYATFDEPLNYEYPYAPTAPRGGRR; encoded by the coding sequence ATGTTTAACCAACCATATCAGCCTGTATCGTATAAGATCGGAAATTCGGGGCCTGCAAATGCTCCAAGAAACATGCAAGGGATGCAGGGAGGAATGACTGTAGTTCCACCCGAAGTATCCAGCGGAAGTGTAATGACGCCGAATGGTGCGGTCATTCAGCAAACTATTCCGTTCACTGAGCAATCTTTTGTTGAAAATATACTTAGATTGAACCTTGGGAAATTCGGTACATTCTATGCGACATATGAAGGCAACAGAGAGTGGAACGCTAAAGTATTCCAAGGCATCCTTGAAGCGGCAGGCCGCGACCACATTATTATCAGTGATCCAAACACAGGTCAACGGATCATCATCCTGATGGTGAATTTTGATTATGCAACATTCGATGAGCCGTTGAACTATGAATATCCGTATGCTCCAACAGCGCCTCGTGGCGGAAGACGTTAA
- a CDS encoding DMT family transporter, with translation MEHTNKKALPAAGSTGFWLVALGAALWGIGPLFRIHLLDYMTSTQVVLIEHLLVCLVAVPILWINRSELKNLRLKHVFALLVISWGGSALATVIFTIALSSGDLNAVVLLQKMQPIFAILLARLILKETLPKRFVFFFIIAIVGTYLLTFGFTIPFGTNSEWIKIGSLLSLLAAALWGGSTVMGRLLLGQAQYKTVTSLRYVLALPLLLIMTWMEGASMNLPQAGADLASIGVNLLAQALLPGLLSLLLYYKGLSSTKASMATLAELSFPMMGVLVNWIAFGQLVTPAQLIGFVLIWTTLFIFARQQQQSSQQLVSRTT, from the coding sequence ATGGAACACACGAACAAAAAAGCATTACCTGCAGCCGGCTCAACCGGCTTCTGGCTCGTCGCACTCGGAGCAGCACTATGGGGTATCGGTCCTCTGTTCCGGATTCATCTGCTGGACTACATGACCTCGACGCAAGTCGTCCTGATTGAGCATCTCCTTGTCTGTCTGGTTGCTGTACCGATTCTATGGATTAACCGATCTGAGCTGAAAAACCTGCGTCTGAAGCATGTATTCGCTCTGCTTGTCATATCCTGGGGAGGATCTGCACTAGCTACCGTTATTTTTACAATAGCCTTGTCCAGTGGTGATCTGAATGCGGTTGTGCTGCTGCAAAAAATGCAGCCGATCTTTGCCATCCTGCTCGCAAGGCTGATTCTCAAGGAGACGCTGCCCAAACGTTTCGTCTTCTTCTTCATTATCGCTATTGTGGGAACGTATTTGCTTACCTTCGGATTCACCATTCCTTTTGGAACAAACAGCGAATGGATTAAAATAGGAAGCCTATTATCCTTACTCGCCGCAGCTCTATGGGGTGGATCTACGGTGATGGGACGCCTGCTTCTCGGGCAAGCGCAATACAAGACAGTAACCTCTCTTCGATATGTACTCGCGCTGCCTTTACTCCTTATTATGACCTGGATGGAAGGAGCATCGATGAATCTTCCACAGGCAGGAGCGGATCTTGCGAGCATCGGAGTTAACTTGCTGGCACAGGCTTTGCTTCCTGGCCTGCTGAGTCTGCTGCTATATTATAAAGGCTTATCTTCGACCAAAGCATCGATGGCTACCCTTGCCGAGCTTAGCTTCCCGATGATGGGTGTGCTCGTAAACTGGATCGCTTTTGGACAGTTGGTTACTCCTGCTCAGCTCATTGGTTTTGTGCTGATCTGGACGACATTGTTTATATTTGCTCGTCAGCAGCAACAGAGCAGCCAGCAGCTGGTCTCGCGCACGACATGA
- a CDS encoding YCF48-related protein: MREMTKRALVCILMLTLALTACTSSEPEEAQPVVVKEEQLEDGQTITLIEPSNYEVDEMNKYQIQTRLTDFQLIHGYGGLAWGVTRSELRLYYTRDNGETWTNISPSSNVKFATNPVYGEDIFFLDGMNGWIVRSGTDGTDNVVLRTNDGGESWMISSLKETQKVTALHFASAKEGYLMTSDNAGTGKEEKKIFSTLDGGMNWSEVMTSSPLQQTDHAIPLRGYVEGMQFTGGEQGVVSVLELGAPKIYVTKNAGKAWSINEPFFNRSSALYESCSSYSLGEIESLSVDHQQMYLPLGCAEGSGVQYSGLFTTDGGSIWEHVQFNLPSQRGVNKDLYPTFVSESEGWALQGSYVYHTIDQGETWDRLPVSQVLAEKLVDYPEVVKLQFVSPKVGWVLLENASEKKSILMQTMDGGTSWSVL, encoded by the coding sequence ATGCGAGAAATGACAAAGCGGGCTCTAGTATGTATACTTATGCTCACACTGGCGCTGACAGCTTGCACATCTTCGGAACCCGAGGAGGCTCAGCCAGTAGTCGTAAAGGAAGAGCAGCTGGAAGATGGGCAGACAATTACGCTTATTGAACCTAGTAATTACGAAGTCGATGAAATGAACAAATATCAAATTCAGACACGATTAACGGACTTTCAATTAATTCATGGTTATGGCGGTCTGGCTTGGGGAGTAACGAGAAGCGAGCTGCGTTTATATTATACCCGTGACAATGGGGAGACCTGGACGAATATTTCTCCTTCATCTAATGTGAAGTTTGCGACGAATCCGGTTTACGGAGAGGATATTTTTTTCCTGGATGGCATGAATGGCTGGATTGTTCGTTCCGGAACAGATGGAACTGACAATGTGGTACTGCGAACGAATGACGGCGGGGAGAGCTGGATGATTTCTTCATTGAAGGAGACTCAGAAGGTTACTGCACTACATTTTGCTTCAGCCAAGGAAGGCTACTTAATGACAAGTGACAATGCTGGTACGGGCAAAGAGGAGAAGAAAATATTCTCGACGCTTGACGGGGGAATGAATTGGTCTGAAGTGATGACAAGCTCTCCACTTCAGCAGACGGATCATGCTATACCGCTGCGCGGATATGTTGAAGGCATGCAGTTCACGGGCGGAGAGCAAGGAGTCGTATCCGTGCTTGAGCTTGGCGCTCCTAAGATTTATGTAACCAAGAATGCAGGGAAAGCCTGGTCTATTAACGAGCCGTTTTTCAACAGATCATCAGCATTGTATGAGTCTTGCTCTTCTTATTCTCTTGGCGAGATAGAGAGCTTAAGTGTAGATCATCAGCAAATGTATCTTCCCTTAGGCTGTGCGGAAGGCAGCGGTGTTCAGTACAGCGGTCTGTTTACGACAGATGGAGGCTCTATTTGGGAGCATGTCCAGTTTAATCTGCCTTCTCAGCGTGGTGTGAACAAGGATTTGTATCCTACTTTTGTCAGTGAGTCTGAAGGCTGGGCACTGCAGGGGTCTTATGTCTATCATACGATAGATCAAGGGGAGACTTGGGACAGACTGCCTGTAAGTCAAGTTTTGGCAGAGAAGCTTGTAGATTATCCTGAGGTTGTCAAGCTGCAGTTCGTTAGCCCCAAAGTAGGGTGGGTACTGCTTGAGAATGCCAGTGAGAAAAAATCAATATTAATGCAGACGATGGATGGCGGGACCAGCTGGAGCGTCCTTTAA